A DNA window from Nitrospira sp. contains the following coding sequences:
- a CDS encoding Argininosuccinate synthase (MaGe:77310889): protein MTPKPIKKVVLAYSGGLDTSVILKWLQETYQAEIIAFCADLGQGEDLQAIKAKAKKLGVKKVYVEDLRETFVKDYVFPMLRGNAMYEGCYLLGTSIARPLIARRQAEIALQEGAEAVSHGATGKGNDQVRFELTYMALAPNLKIIAPWREWTLRSRRECIEYADQHGIPVTATKAKPYSMDLNLFHVSYEGGILEDPWKSPPDEIFQMTVSPEQAPNKPLEVEIEYEQGNPVAVDGKKMSPAKLLAHLNKLGGAHGVGRVDLVENRYVGMKSRGVYETPGGTILHVAHRGLESLTMDREVLHFRDSLIPRFADLIYNGYWFSPEREMMQVAIDEAQKDVSGTARVKLYKGSCTIAGRKSKNSLYRLDIATFEEDDVYNQKDAEGFIRLNALRLKIRAQRRKARS from the coding sequence ATGACACCAAAACCCATTAAGAAAGTGGTGCTGGCCTATTCCGGCGGGCTCGATACGTCGGTCATCCTCAAGTGGTTGCAGGAAACGTATCAGGCTGAAATCATCGCCTTCTGTGCCGACCTCGGGCAGGGCGAAGATCTGCAAGCGATTAAAGCCAAAGCGAAGAAGCTCGGTGTAAAAAAAGTCTACGTCGAGGATTTGCGCGAGACCTTTGTGAAGGACTATGTGTTCCCGATGTTGCGCGGAAACGCGATGTACGAAGGCTGCTACTTGCTGGGCACCTCGATTGCCAGGCCCCTTATCGCGCGCCGGCAGGCAGAGATCGCGCTCCAGGAAGGGGCGGAGGCTGTGTCTCACGGTGCTACTGGAAAAGGGAACGATCAGGTCCGGTTCGAGTTGACCTATATGGCGCTGGCTCCGAATCTCAAGATTATCGCCCCGTGGCGCGAGTGGACGTTGCGATCCCGGCGGGAATGTATCGAATATGCCGATCAGCACGGCATTCCCGTGACGGCCACGAAAGCCAAGCCCTATAGCATGGATTTGAATTTATTCCATGTGAGTTACGAGGGTGGCATCCTCGAAGACCCCTGGAAGTCGCCACCGGATGAAATTTTCCAGATGACGGTTTCTCCCGAACAGGCGCCGAACAAACCGTTGGAAGTGGAAATTGAGTACGAGCAGGGCAATCCCGTCGCCGTCGACGGCAAGAAGATGAGTCCGGCGAAGCTGCTCGCGCATTTGAACAAGCTGGGCGGGGCGCATGGCGTCGGCCGGGTCGATCTGGTCGAAAACCGCTATGTTGGAATGAAGTCTCGCGGTGTATATGAAACGCCAGGCGGAACGATTCTGCATGTCGCGCATCGCGGACTTGAATCGCTCACGATGGATCGAGAGGTTCTGCACTTCCGCGACAGCCTGATTCCGCGGTTTGCCGACCTGATCTACAACGGATACTGGTTCAGCCCGGAGCGGGAAATGATGCAAGTGGCCATCGACGAAGCGCAGAAGGATGTGTCGGGGACTGCGCGTGTGAAGCTCTATAAAGGCAGTTGCACCATCGCCGGCCGGAAGTCGAAGAATTCCCTCTACCGGCTGGATATTGCGACGTTTGAAGAAGACGATGTGTACAACCAAAAAGATGCCGAGGGCTTCATCCGTTTGAATGCGCTGCGGTTGAAAATCCGGGCACAACGGCGGAAAGCGCGCTCCTGA
- a CDS encoding Ornithine carbamoyltransferase (MaGe:77310890), producing MATSRAAKKQTAAFAKDLLDVAAMPRRQVDALLRLAAALKAKLRRGTPHSLLEGKTLGLLFQKPSTRTRVSFEAGMNQLGGHAMVLPMGEIQLSRGESVADTARVLSRYLDGIVIRTYDHGIVQEWAEEATMPVINGLTDLSHPCQALSDLLTIKEKKGHLKGLKLAYIGDGNNVANSLIEAAAKVGMHIALGCPVGYQPDQHVVDRARLEAARNGSVIEMDIDPQIAVKDADVLYTDVWISMGREREQARRLRTLAPYQVNGRLLQKAKSDAIVMHCLPAHRGEEITAEVLDGKQSVIIDQAENRLHMQKAILVQLLTQKKGRA from the coding sequence ATGGCGACATCACGGGCAGCGAAAAAACAGACCGCCGCGTTTGCGAAAGACTTGCTGGATGTGGCGGCTATGCCGCGGCGTCAGGTCGATGCGTTGTTGCGGCTGGCGGCGGCGTTGAAGGCCAAGCTGCGGCGGGGGACGCCACATTCGTTGCTGGAAGGAAAGACGCTCGGGCTGCTCTTTCAGAAGCCCTCGACCAGGACCCGCGTCTCGTTCGAAGCCGGGATGAACCAGCTGGGCGGCCATGCGATGGTTCTGCCCATGGGGGAGATTCAATTGTCGCGGGGCGAGAGCGTGGCGGATACCGCTCGTGTGCTGTCTCGGTACCTCGATGGGATCGTCATTCGCACGTACGATCACGGCATCGTGCAGGAGTGGGCGGAAGAAGCCACGATGCCGGTGATTAACGGATTGACCGATCTGAGCCATCCCTGCCAGGCGCTGTCGGATTTACTGACGATCAAGGAAAAGAAGGGGCATCTCAAAGGGCTGAAGCTTGCCTATATCGGCGATGGGAACAACGTGGCCAATTCGTTGATTGAGGCGGCGGCCAAGGTGGGCATGCACATCGCGCTGGGATGCCCGGTCGGCTATCAGCCGGATCAGCATGTGGTGGACCGGGCCCGCTTGGAAGCGGCTCGCAACGGATCGGTCATCGAGATGGACATCGATCCGCAGATTGCGGTGAAGGATGCCGATGTCTTGTACACCGATGTGTGGATCAGCATGGGGCGGGAGCGGGAGCAGGCACGTCGATTGCGGACGCTGGCGCCCTATCAGGTGAATGGGCGGTTGTTGCAGAAGGCGAAATCCGATGCCATCGTCATGCATTGCCTGCCGGCGCATCGCGGAGAGGAAATCACCGCCGAGGTGCTGGACGGCAAGCAGTCCGTCATTATCGATCAAGCGGAAAACCGGTTGCATATGCAGAAAGCGATCTTGGTTCAGTTGCTGACTCAGAAGAAAGGCAGGGCATAA
- a CDS encoding Acetylornithine aminotransferase (MaGe:77310891) has translation MPTEEIKDFAAKYLMQTYARQPISIVRGRGAKVYDMEGREYIDFVGGIAVNILGHGHPDLVQAIQRQAAQLIHVSNLYYTEPQIRLAHMLVEHSFADRVFFCNSGAEANEAAIKLARRYGHEKHGPGRFEIITMKNSFHGRTMATLTATGQEKVQKGFEPLVPGFIYAPFNDFAAVESLVTGNTAAIMLEPIQGEGGVHVAEPAYLKSLRELCTQKDILLIFDEVQTGMGRTGTLFAYEQLGVEPDIMTLAKGLGGGMPIGACLAKDAVAAAFTAGSHASTFGGNPLACAAGLAVCRILIEGRMLEQARRMGDYLSKGLADFKDRHHAVRAVRGLGLLQGLEVAIDAKAVVADCLSRGVLVNATSERVLRFVPPLVITQAEIDRVLETLSSIFNQRTIAEKDQHH, from the coding sequence ATGCCGACCGAGGAAATCAAAGATTTTGCCGCCAAGTATTTGATGCAAACCTACGCGCGCCAGCCGATTTCAATCGTGCGCGGCCGCGGCGCCAAAGTGTACGACATGGAAGGCCGGGAATACATCGACTTTGTCGGTGGCATCGCGGTGAATATCCTGGGCCACGGCCATCCGGATCTGGTGCAAGCGATTCAGCGCCAGGCGGCTCAGCTCATCCACGTCTCGAATCTGTATTACACCGAGCCGCAGATCCGGCTCGCGCACATGCTCGTCGAGCATTCCTTCGCCGACCGGGTGTTTTTCTGCAACAGCGGCGCAGAGGCGAATGAAGCGGCGATCAAGCTGGCGCGGCGCTACGGGCATGAAAAACACGGGCCGGGCCGGTTCGAGATTATCACGATGAAGAACTCCTTCCACGGCCGCACGATGGCGACGCTCACGGCCACCGGCCAGGAGAAGGTGCAAAAAGGTTTTGAACCGCTGGTGCCCGGGTTTATCTACGCGCCCTTTAACGACTTTGCAGCCGTCGAGTCGCTGGTTACAGGGAACACGGCGGCGATCATGTTGGAGCCGATCCAGGGAGAAGGGGGCGTCCACGTCGCCGAGCCGGCCTATCTCAAGAGTCTGCGCGAGCTCTGTACACAGAAAGATATTCTCCTGATTTTCGACGAAGTTCAAACGGGCATGGGCCGGACGGGGACCTTGTTTGCCTACGAGCAACTGGGCGTGGAGCCCGACATTATGACGCTGGCCAAGGGGCTCGGCGGCGGCATGCCGATCGGAGCCTGCCTGGCGAAGGATGCGGTTGCGGCGGCATTCACCGCCGGGTCGCACGCCTCGACGTTTGGCGGCAATCCGCTGGCCTGCGCTGCGGGGCTTGCGGTCTGCCGGATTTTGATCGAAGGCCGCATGCTTGAACAGGCCCGTCGCATGGGCGACTATCTGTCCAAAGGGCTGGCCGACTTCAAAGACCGGCATCACGCCGTGCGGGCTGTTCGGGGGCTGGGCTTATTACAGGGCTTGGAAGTGGCGATCGATGCGAAGGCGGTTGTTGCGGATTGCTTGTCCCGAGGGGTGTTGGTGAACGCCACCAGCGAGCGGGTGCTGCGGTTTGTCCCGCCGCTGGTGATTACGCAAGCGGAAATCGACCGCGTGCTGGAGACGCTGTCGTCGATTTTCAATCAGCGGACGATAGCGGAAAAGGATCAACACCACTGA
- a CDS encoding conserved membrane protein of unknown function (Evidence 4 : Unknown function but conserved in other organisms; MaGe:77310892) — MKLCPQCRQQNADDAKFCAQCGTAFAMTPPADPAERTTAEAAPEVTPSAAAASDQELWRQFIGPNADRYLEQFKKFSADGQPKFALSWNWPAFLFISFLWFLYRKMYMHAAVYAIGPMASTYITGDMTVGLVWSIMAGATANYLYYWHCKEEIAEIKKAGTRNQAAQEAALKEAGGVQPYVIYVGIVLYVIALAGLAKMVEEGQLDGDKIPTRPTKPVSTVST; from the coding sequence ATGAAGCTCTGCCCTCAATGCCGGCAGCAGAATGCTGACGACGCTAAATTTTGCGCCCAATGCGGAACGGCCTTCGCCATGACCCCGCCTGCGGACCCGGCGGAACGCACAACGGCCGAAGCGGCACCCGAAGTAACTCCCTCTGCGGCTGCGGCGTCGGACCAAGAACTCTGGCGTCAATTTATCGGGCCGAACGCCGACCGCTATCTCGAACAATTCAAAAAGTTTTCCGCCGATGGCCAGCCAAAATTCGCGCTCAGCTGGAACTGGCCCGCCTTTCTCTTTATCTCATTCCTTTGGTTCCTGTACCGAAAGATGTATATGCACGCCGCGGTCTACGCCATCGGCCCCATGGCCTCGACCTATATTACCGGCGACATGACCGTCGGCCTCGTGTGGAGCATCATGGCCGGCGCCACGGCGAACTACCTGTACTACTGGCACTGCAAGGAAGAGATCGCGGAGATCAAGAAGGCAGGAACGCGCAACCAGGCGGCGCAGGAGGCCGCGCTGAAGGAAGCCGGTGGAGTCCAGCCTTATGTCATCTATGTGGGGATCGTGCTCTACGTGATTGCGCTGGCCGGTCTCGCGAAGATGGTCGAGGAGGGACAGTTGGACGGAGATAAGATCCCGACACGCCCGACAAAGCCTGTTTCAACCGTCTCAACCTAG
- a CDS encoding hypothetical protein (Evidence 4 : Unknown function but conserved in other organisms; MaGe:77310893), with protein MTVPPATDMNWSALEAWWCGMGARLAVLDRAQAFFKAVQTDNHFDRIGQVGAQADYVLFVLMRYWVPTVLPPPGRERLTKNDPDYWLESEHILKAAAVRLRELKPLIELLTAPGPLSEASQGKGLSPPPITELELANVVEGIAEAAGTYGGPDYTSIVKAFDPVPLRQIQPFKHNKKHSAELWVVFLLREHFRSLGLGKDRYWPLVAPLCAAAGILNPNGLPYPPDELKSWWQKNWPRTYTQLDQRQESTDASGAAYEQDFQWFQAWLEWQKGRD; from the coding sequence ATGACGGTCCCGCCGGCAACTGATATGAATTGGTCCGCGCTTGAAGCCTGGTGGTGCGGGATGGGCGCGCGCCTGGCGGTTCTCGACCGCGCGCAGGCGTTCTTCAAAGCTGTTCAGACTGACAATCATTTCGACCGCATTGGCCAGGTCGGCGCACAAGCCGACTATGTCCTCTTCGTGCTGATGCGCTACTGGGTGCCGACCGTGCTGCCGCCGCCGGGCCGCGAACGGTTGACCAAGAACGATCCGGACTACTGGCTCGAATCGGAACATATTCTCAAGGCCGCTGCCGTTCGTTTGCGGGAGCTCAAGCCGCTGATCGAGTTGCTCACCGCACCCGGTCCTTTGTCCGAAGCATCTCAGGGAAAAGGGCTCAGTCCGCCACCGATTACGGAACTTGAGCTGGCGAACGTCGTTGAAGGGATCGCTGAAGCCGCAGGAACCTATGGCGGTCCGGACTATACGTCGATCGTCAAAGCGTTCGATCCTGTGCCGCTTCGACAGATCCAGCCGTTCAAGCACAACAAAAAACATAGCGCCGAACTCTGGGTCGTCTTTTTGTTGCGCGAACATTTCCGCAGCCTCGGGCTGGGGAAGGACCGCTATTGGCCGCTCGTAGCCCCGCTCTGCGCGGCCGCCGGCATTCTGAATCCCAATGGCCTGCCCTATCCGCCGGATGAACTGAAGTCCTGGTGGCAGAAGAACTGGCCGCGCACTTATACACAACTGGACCAGCGACAGGAATCGACCGACGCGAGTGGCGCCGCCTACGAACAGGACTTTCAATGGTTCCAGGCTTGGCTGGAGTGGCAAAAAGGAAGAGATTGA
- a CDS encoding hypothetical protein (Evidence 4 : Unknown function but conserved in other organisms; MaGe:77310895) yields the protein MTPNDAATGLFAALPKPISADQIQEYGIEVTEIQARDLAREILSLNLYWILAAVDAHILQKYRALIGGRLLESVTSQWAPETFGLERWDGYRQELDERREHYARLMDDRLNPMGLSAEAATLLEDLGVVSSDDRQKLLVLLIDYAPVNQYAALLDDVS from the coding sequence ATGACACCGAACGACGCTGCGACCGGCCTCTTTGCCGCGCTGCCGAAACCGATCTCGGCCGATCAGATCCAAGAGTATGGGATTGAGGTTACCGAGATTCAGGCCCGCGATCTCGCGCGGGAAATTCTCTCGTTGAACCTCTATTGGATTTTGGCGGCGGTCGATGCGCACATTCTCCAGAAGTATCGGGCGTTGATCGGCGGCCGCTTGCTCGAATCCGTGACCTCGCAATGGGCGCCTGAGACCTTCGGCCTGGAGCGCTGGGATGGCTATCGGCAAGAACTCGATGAGCGACGGGAACACTATGCACGATTGATGGACGACCGGTTAAATCCCATGGGGCTCAGCGCGGAGGCGGCCACGCTTTTGGAAGACCTGGGCGTGGTGTCGTCCGACGACCGGCAGAAGTTGCTCGTGCTTCTCATCGACTATGCGCCGGTCAATCAGTATGCGGCACTGCTCGACGACGTCAGCTAA
- a CDS encoding hypothetical protein (Evidence 4 : Unknown function but conserved in other organisms; MaGe:77310896) produces the protein MRSPSAFAPSTRPRRFLGLFALTILMWSSLFPGHVRADENRWGFGSDLGLTTGTVDGTVFALGFNIDYYADRNFSFGPMMQISPTGNLFQVAFAGVGKYHLRLNNGINLVPFTGIGLIHADLDRGAGPAHINRNDTSWYIPLGLSLEYQVIHNIALSSTLMVNLHDINLQPSLPEKDHTSISLMFGFRWGP, from the coding sequence ATGCGTTCACCATCCGCCTTTGCGCCGAGCACTCGCCCGCGCCGCTTTCTCGGACTATTCGCGCTGACCATTCTGATGTGGAGCAGTCTCTTCCCTGGGCACGTCCGCGCAGATGAGAACCGGTGGGGATTTGGGTCGGACCTCGGACTGACGACCGGCACCGTGGATGGAACCGTCTTCGCCCTGGGATTCAATATCGACTACTATGCCGACCGGAACTTTTCCTTCGGACCGATGATGCAGATCAGCCCCACCGGCAATCTCTTTCAGGTTGCGTTTGCTGGAGTCGGGAAATATCACCTTCGACTGAATAACGGCATCAACCTTGTCCCCTTCACTGGCATCGGGCTTATCCACGCCGATCTGGACCGCGGCGCCGGCCCCGCGCACATCAATCGAAACGACACCAGTTGGTACATTCCCCTCGGCCTCTCGCTGGAGTATCAGGTCATTCACAACATCGCGCTATCCTCGACGCTGATGGTGAACCTCCACGATATCAATCTTCAGCCCTCTCTGCCGGAGAAAGACCACACCAGCATCAGCCTGATGTTTGGCTTCCGTTGGGGACCGTAG
- a CDS encoding D-alanine--D-alanine ligase (MaGe:77310897) produces the protein MKRLRILVLMHEDLVPPDELNGQDLSKVGWKTEYDVVSTLRELGHEVHPLGVKSDLGVIRRAVEEWRPHIAFNLLEEFDGVSVYDQNVVSYLELLHVPYTGCNPRGLMLARDKALTKKVLSYHQIPYPDFVVVPRGRVAKRPKELTFPLIVKSISEEASLGISQASIVEDDDKFKERVAFIHQSVGTGALVEQYIEGREFYVGVMGNSHIQVLPVWELVMDNLPDDARRIATQRVKWSQKYQEKYDIISEEAKNLPAGKAEEIQHIAKQVYQALGLSGYARIDVRMDAEGKIYVLEANPNPQIAQAEDFADSAEKADYSYKDLLQELLSVGLRWQPAKVA, from the coding sequence ATGAAGAGACTGCGCATTCTCGTGCTGATGCATGAAGACCTGGTGCCGCCGGATGAGCTGAACGGCCAAGACCTGAGCAAGGTCGGATGGAAGACGGAATATGATGTGGTGTCGACACTGAGGGAATTGGGGCACGAAGTGCACCCGCTGGGAGTCAAGAGCGACTTGGGAGTGATTCGGAGAGCCGTCGAAGAATGGCGTCCGCACATTGCCTTCAATCTATTGGAGGAATTCGACGGGGTCTCGGTGTATGACCAGAATGTGGTGTCCTACCTTGAGTTGCTGCATGTGCCCTATACCGGGTGCAATCCTCGCGGGCTTATGTTGGCGCGCGACAAAGCGCTGACGAAAAAAGTTCTGTCCTATCATCAGATTCCCTATCCCGACTTCGTTGTCGTGCCGCGCGGTCGGGTCGCCAAGCGACCCAAAGAATTAACGTTTCCTCTTATCGTCAAATCCATTAGCGAAGAGGCGTCGCTGGGGATTTCCCAGGCCTCGATCGTGGAAGACGATGACAAGTTCAAAGAGCGGGTTGCGTTCATCCATCAAAGCGTTGGGACCGGCGCCTTGGTGGAACAGTATATCGAGGGGCGGGAATTTTATGTCGGGGTGATGGGCAATAGCCATATCCAAGTGTTGCCGGTCTGGGAGCTGGTCATGGACAACCTTCCTGACGATGCCAGGCGGATTGCCACACAGCGAGTCAAATGGAGTCAAAAGTATCAGGAGAAGTACGACATCATATCGGAAGAGGCGAAGAATCTTCCGGCCGGCAAGGCCGAAGAGATTCAACATATCGCCAAACAAGTTTATCAGGCATTAGGCCTCAGCGGGTATGCGCGAATCGACGTGCGCATGGATGCGGAGGGGAAAATCTACGTGCTCGAAGCCAATCCCAATCCGCAAATCGCGCAGGCCGAGGATTTTGCCGATTCCGCCGAAAAAGCCGACTATAGCTACAAAGATCTGCTTCAGGAACTGCTCAGCGTCGGCCTGCGCTGGCAGCCCGCCAAAGTCGCGTAG
- a CDS encoding hypothetical protein (Evidence 4 : Unknown function but conserved in other organisms; MaGe:77310898), whose translation MRDGCTMNRSALEITKHPAGDMLDPEWVGWSDDQLLDLPIGRLNLEIKGSFLEGPIAELDRELESRSLRFRPHYWLSNEWFTPDGVPGIAIPFYLAHPRLAKLELAQMLEVEGGTPDWCLRILRHEAGHAIENAYRIRRRRTRQAIFGKSSQAYPKYYSPRPYSRSFVRHLDVWYAQSHPDEDFAETFAVWLTPDSTWHDRYRGWPVLKKLNYVDAIMQELAEVEPAVSTTDEIDPLPSLKKTLREHYAQKRAHYGVEHSLLYDPDLKRLFSEGGAQSGKPSAAAFLNRFRREVRRKVASWTGEYQYTIDQVLEDMIKRCRQLDLRVSAAEDQAKLDFTILLTVHTMNYLRSGRHRVAL comes from the coding sequence ATGCGAGACGGTTGCACGATGAATCGATCCGCTCTTGAGATAACCAAACATCCTGCAGGGGACATGCTTGACCCTGAGTGGGTCGGATGGTCTGACGACCAGTTGCTGGATTTACCGATTGGCCGGCTCAATCTGGAGATCAAGGGCAGTTTTCTGGAGGGGCCGATTGCCGAGTTGGACCGTGAATTGGAGTCTCGAAGCTTGCGATTTCGCCCGCACTATTGGCTGTCGAATGAATGGTTCACGCCGGACGGTGTGCCGGGCATTGCAATTCCGTTCTATCTGGCGCATCCGCGTCTGGCCAAACTGGAGCTGGCGCAGATGCTTGAAGTTGAAGGGGGGACGCCCGATTGGTGTCTGCGTATTTTGCGGCATGAAGCCGGCCACGCGATTGAAAATGCCTATCGGATCCGCCGCCGCCGCACAAGACAAGCGATCTTCGGTAAGTCGTCCCAGGCCTATCCAAAATATTACAGCCCCAGGCCGTACAGCCGGAGTTTCGTCCGGCATCTCGATGTGTGGTACGCCCAGAGCCATCCGGACGAAGATTTTGCGGAGACGTTTGCGGTGTGGTTGACACCCGACTCCACATGGCACGACCGGTATCGCGGGTGGCCGGTGCTGAAAAAGTTGAACTATGTCGATGCGATTATGCAGGAGTTGGCCGAGGTTGAGCCGGCCGTTTCGACCACCGACGAAATCGATCCGCTTCCCAGTCTCAAGAAGACGCTCCGTGAACATTACGCGCAGAAACGCGCGCATTATGGTGTGGAACATTCCCTCCTCTACGATCCCGACCTCAAGCGGTTGTTTTCTGAAGGGGGCGCGCAATCGGGCAAGCCCAGTGCCGCGGCGTTTCTCAACCGGTTTCGACGAGAAGTGCGCCGTAAAGTTGCAAGTTGGACCGGAGAGTATCAGTACACGATCGACCAGGTGTTGGAGGATATGATCAAACGATGCCGCCAATTGGATCTTCGTGTGTCGGCGGCGGAAGACCAAGCCAAGCTGGATTTCACTATCCTGTTGACGGTGCACACGATGAATTATTTGCGCAGCGGTCGTCATCGGGTGGCACTATGA
- a CDS encoding hypothetical protein (Evidence 5 : Unknown function; MaGe:77310899) encodes MFGYLKSGSIHRATVSHMLITMLAVLEKL; translated from the coding sequence ATGTTTGGTTATCTCAAGAGCGGATCGATTCATCGTGCAACCGTCTCGCATATGCTCATCACCATGCTCGCCGTACTTGAAAAACTATAG
- a CDS encoding hypothetical protein (Evidence 5 : Unknown function; MaGe:77310900) encodes MALVSHNCGKMDLPRISVLFPFKMRFLSIKKRFHRMMRHTHPLSNPSTGAQVSGYNRGHAAHTHSPNASGKAGRGNRKTPDPALPPGRSSHCRLSTD; translated from the coding sequence GTGGCACTCGTGAGTCACAACTGCGGCAAGATGGACTTGCCTCGGATCTCTGTTTTGTTCCCATTCAAAATGCGCTTCCTGTCGATCAAGAAGCGATTTCATCGAATGATGCGCCACACCCATCCTCTCTCGAATCCATCGACAGGCGCGCAAGTGAGCGGGTACAATCGCGGCCATGCCGCTCACACCCATTCGCCCAATGCCTCCGGTAAAGCTGGACGAGGAAACCGAAAAACTCCAGACCCGGCTCTGCCACCTGGTCGGTCAAGCCATTGCCGACTATCGACTGATTGA
- a CDS encoding putative C32 tRNA thiolase (Evidence 3 : Putative function from multiple computational evidences; Product type e : enzyme; MaGe:77310901): MPPVKLDEETEKLQTRLCHLVGQAIADYRLIEDGDKVMVCLSGGKDSYGLLDILLVLQQRAPIHFDLVAVNLDQKQPGFPAHILPEYLTGRGIPFHIETRDTYSIVKRLIPEGQTTCSLCSRLRRGHLYRIASELGATKIALGHHRDDINETLFLNLLYAGKLKAMPPKLRSKDGRHLVIRPLAFVKETDLARYAELRGFPIIPCDLCGSQEDLKRKEVKARLRQWETQAPGCSDSIAAAIANVAPALLMDQRLFDFQTLRTAQESTGEGDIWLDAEIHSP, encoded by the coding sequence ATGCCTCCGGTAAAGCTGGACGAGGAAACCGAAAAACTCCAGACCCGGCTCTGCCACCTGGTCGGTCAAGCCATTGCCGACTATCGACTGATTGAAGACGGAGACAAGGTCATGGTCTGCCTCTCCGGGGGGAAAGACAGCTATGGCCTCCTCGACATCCTGCTGGTGCTGCAACAGCGGGCGCCGATCCACTTCGATCTCGTCGCGGTGAACTTGGACCAAAAGCAGCCCGGCTTCCCCGCGCATATCCTTCCCGAATATCTAACCGGCCGGGGCATTCCCTTTCACATTGAAACACGCGACACGTACTCCATCGTGAAACGCCTGATCCCGGAAGGCCAGACAACCTGTTCGCTCTGCTCTCGGCTCAGACGAGGGCACCTCTATCGCATCGCATCCGAGCTGGGCGCCACCAAGATCGCACTCGGCCACCACCGTGACGATATTAATGAAACACTCTTTCTGAATCTCCTGTACGCGGGCAAGCTCAAAGCCATGCCGCCTAAACTCCGCTCGAAAGACGGCCGCCATCTTGTGATCCGCCCGCTGGCTTTCGTAAAGGAGACAGACCTGGCCAGATACGCGGAGCTCCGCGGATTCCCAATCATCCCTTGCGATTTGTGCGGGTCTCAGGAGGATCTGAAGAGAAAGGAGGTGAAGGCGCGGCTCCGTCAGTGGGAAACACAAGCGCCAGGCTGCTCTGACAGCATTGCGGCGGCAATTGCCAATGTTGCACCGGCGCTCCTCATGGATCAACGTCTCTTCGATTTTCAAACGCTTCGCACGGCGCAAGAGAGTACCGGCGAAGGCGACATCTGGCTGGATGCAGAGATCCATTCACCGTAG
- a CDS encoding hypothetical protein (Evidence 4 : Unknown function but conserved in other organisms; MaGe:77310902) yields MGLAVLLILAVPLVLYSLAPSGPLRAGDTIFSQGQQRVYVAAPEAAVELQPRATCLLDPNAPLIILELQDERGKDNLLATVQGNPVSEWPFCPSHTRVLMNAHQIVQKPDPWDAPKRGLAWVFGK; encoded by the coding sequence ATGGGATTGGCCGTCCTCCTCATCCTCGCTGTCCCCTTGGTCCTGTATTCGCTTGCACCGTCAGGTCCCCTGCGCGCAGGAGACACTATTTTCTCTCAGGGGCAGCAGCGCGTATACGTTGCTGCTCCTGAGGCAGCGGTAGAACTTCAGCCGCGGGCAACCTGCCTGCTCGATCCCAATGCCCCTCTCATCATTCTCGAATTGCAGGACGAGCGAGGGAAAGACAATCTGCTTGCTACAGTACAAGGCAATCCTGTTTCTGAATGGCCATTCTGTCCATCCCACACTCGGGTACTCATGAACGCCCATCAGATTGTCCAGAAGCCTGATCCATGGGATGCGCCAAAACGCGGACTGGCGTGGGTTTTCGGAAAATGA